TCATTTGGTGTTGCACAGTCACGCCTATTGCTCGGTCAGTGCCGCCGATGAGTTGGAGGCCAACCGGTTCGCGACCGAGTTGTTGGCCCCGGCAGGGGTTATCGCCGGTGAGTTGCCGCGGGTGTTGTCGCTGTTGAATCTGCGTCCGCTCAAAGACAAGTGGGGCCTGTCGTTGGGGTCGTTGATCATGCATCTGCGGGATTCGGGGCTGATCGCGCCGGACCGGGCGAAAATGTTGACCACCCAGCTGCATTCACGGATCAACCCGGCCACCGGGCATACGTGGGGTATGACGGAACCGGGGTGGGCTGACCGCGTCCCGGAGCGGCCGCGGCTGCTGCGCAAGTGGGTGGAGCGCTGTTACGGCGGCGCGTCGGTGCGGATGCTGAGCGCCCGGGAATCGATGATCTATCCCGCTGATGTGCTGGATTGGTTTTTGGCCACGCAGCGACCGGCGCCGGCGGCCGAGCATAGGCCGGTCGCGGCCAGTGTCGGCCATGGCCGCACCCCGGCCCCACCCGCTGCCGGTGGCTCCCAGGTGATCCGGTTGGACGATTTCCGCAACGGCAGGCCATCGTGAATATGGTGGGGTGCTACTGACGGTGGCACAGGTGCAGCGGGTGCGTTTTGTGGACCGACCACCCACCTACACGGTGGTCGGCGCCGACAAATTGCCCGTGGCCCCGGCGCGCGAGTACCTGACGTTTCTGCGTAACCAAGGGAGCTCGCCGAACACGTTGCGCGCCTATGCCTATGGGCTGGCGGCGTGGTGGACGGTGCTGGAAGGTACCGGTACGGCGTGGGATGATTTCCCCACCAGTCTGTTCGGCCAGTTCCTGGCCTATCTGCGTACCGGGGATCTGCCCGGGGTGGCCCGTATCGGTGAACCAAAGCAGAGATTGGCCGAGTCGTCGCTGCTGCCGCGCAGCGCGGCGGTGTTGTCGATGTACCGGTATTTCGCCGATGCCCATGACCTGGTGCGCCCCTACCGGCGGTTGTACGCCAGTCATGCTCGGACGTCCCGGCGGGGCCGCTATGCACCGTTTCTGGCCGGAGTCGGCCCGAGACGCGAACACGATGGGCCGATTCACCGGCTGCGCGGGCTGCAGCGCGCTGAAACACCGGTGCTGCTGCCCGTGCAGGTCAACGCGATCTTGGATGCGTGCAGTGTCCAGACAGTCTCGGGTGAATGGTCGGGCGGCGGGGCGGGGCTGCGTGATCGGTTGTTTTTCGCGGTGCTGGCCGAAACCGGCATGCGCATCGGTGAAGCGTTGTCGTTGCGCCACCATGACTTTGATATCGCCGGTGGTGGTACCCCGTCGATACTGGTGGCGGGCCGTGATGATCATCCGCACGGGGTGCGCGCGAAATCGGGCCCGCGCCGGATCTACATCGGCGACGATCTGGTCGCCCTCTACACCGAGTATGTGTGGCAGCTGGTGGCCGCCGGCGCGGATATCGCGGTCGGCGACCTGGCGTCGTGTTTCGTGTTCGTCAACCTGGTGCGCGGCGTGCGCTACGCCCCGCTGCGCCCGGAAACCCTCTACGACAAGGTCGATCTGATCACCGCCCGCCGCGCCGATGTGCTGCCTGAGCAGTGGACGCCGCACTGGCTGCGCCACACCCACGCCACCGCGCTGTTGCTGGCCGGGGTGGACGTGCACGTGGTGATGCGCCGTCTCGGGCACGCCGACGTGCAGACCACGTTGTCGACCTACGGCTGGGTGACCGCCGACGCGCAGATGCGCACGCTGGCCGAATGGAAGAACTATGTCGCCGGGTGGAAGGTGAACCGTGACGGCCAATGACAGTCCTGCACCGGCACACACAGCGCCCACCCATCGTGGCGGCGAGGATCGGTGGACGCAGCAGTGGCAACAGGTACCCGCGCAGTGGCGCACCCTGGTCTATCACCTGGATACCGCCCCGGCCAATACGGTCTTTCAGCACAACCCGCGCTACCGGCCCACCCCGGACGGCCACGACTTCACCCCACAGGGTGTGCCGCAACGGTTCTGCGACGAGCTCGCGTGGTGGGTGTGGCTGTGCGGACACGAACAACGCCGCAAGATCGAACCGTCACTGCTGAAATGGACCAGCGGCGCACTGAGCATCGCCGCCACCGACTACCACCAACGGCACCGGCGTCACCCGGTCAGTATCGCTGATCTGAGCGCCGAGGCCATCGTGCGCCACGGGGTGCGCGAGTTCGAGCGCCGCACCGGCCGGCTGCCGTCGGCCGGATTTCGGCGCAACGTGACCAGTTTCATCGAGCACCTGCACCTGTATGTGTCGGTCCGCTGCACCGACTGGCCATGGTGGGCCCATGACATCTGGGATCTTGACGCTGATCCCCGAATCCCGCAACGTGAGCACGAACCCTGCCACGACCAGGTCGCACGCCTCGGAGGGATCGAACCGGCCTGGCTGCGCGACGGGGTACGGTTCTGGCTTCGCACCTGCTTGACGGCTGAACTGCTGCGCTGGTCGTCGGTGATCGGCCGCACCCGCGGCATCACCCGCCACTTGGGCCCGTTCCTAGCCGAACGCGGGATCGATGACCCGGTGATCAGCACCGACCGGGCGGCGCTGCGGCTGTTGTTCACCGAGTTCACCGACTACCTCAAATCACCTGCCGCGCGGGCCAAACCGGAGCGTCCGCTGTCGGCGGCGACGATCGCGGTCGTCCAGTCCAAGGTTCAGATGTTCTACACGTTCATGGTGGACCATGCCGAGGAAGCCGCGGCAGCGACCGGAGATCCTCGCTGGAGCCGGTTGACCGACACTCATACCCGGTTGTGGGGTGCGGCGTTTCGCAGCCGACGCCCTACCGGCGGCCGGGAGCTGACCTGGTTTTCGACCGCCGAGCTCCAGCGGATGCTGTGCTATCTCGACGTGCTGGCCGCCGACGCGGGTAAACCGGTAGTCATCACCCACCCCGATTCCACGATCTCGGTCGTGTCCGGTCTCGGCGATCCGCAAGCGGCCCGGATCTGGCTGCTGCAAGCGTTGACCGGGCGTCGGGCCTCAGAGATTCTGATGCTCGATTACAGTCCACTGCAACCGATCCCGGGCCACGACCGCCCCGCCGGAGCCACCGACGATCCCGACGGATTCGTGGCCAAACTGCGCTACCAACAGACCAAAGTCGACGGGGTGGTGCCCACCATCCTCGTCGAGCAGGCCGTGGTCAACGTGATCAGCGAACAGCAAGACTGGATCCGGGCGCGCTACCCGTATTTCGAGCCGAAATACCTGTTCCTCGGGGTGCGCTACCAGCACCAGGGCCAACGACCACGCAGCTATGACTCCTACAGCCGGATCCTCAATCGGCTCGACACCATCCACGGCCTCACCGACACCGCCGGCCACCCGCTGCGGTTCTCCCAGACCCACCGGCTGCGCCACACCCGCGCCACCGAACTGCTCAACGACGGGGTGCCCATCCATGTGGTGCAGCGCTACCTCGGGCACGCCTCGCCGGCGATGACCCTGCGTTACGCGGCGACCCTGCAAGCGACGGCCGAAGCGGAGTTCCTGCGACACAAAAAGATCGGCGCTCATGGCACCGACATCGCCATCAGCCCGTCTGACATCTACGACATGACCCAACTCTCGGCCCGTACCGACCGGGTGCTGCCCAACGGGGTATGTCTGCTGCCGCCGGTGGCCACCTGCGACAAGGGCAACGCCTGCTTGTCATGCGGGCATTTCGCCACCGACGCCACCCACCTCGACGAACTGGTCGACCAACGCGCCAAGACCCTGAAGCTGATCGACATCCGCCGCGAGCAGTACCGTGCCCGCACCGGGCGCGAACTCACCGACGACAACGTGTGGATCCACGAACGTCGCCGCGAAATCGCCTCGCTGGATGCCATCCTCGACCGGCTCCGCCGCGACGACGTGACCGATGGCAGCGTGAGCAGTGTCGCGGGAGCCGGTACCGCCAACCGGGCACCCACCATGCGCACCGCGACCCGGGGAAGCCACGAATCCGTGCTGCGCAAGGCCGACCCGGACCCGCCGCGATGAGCCGCCCCAAGCCGCCACCGCCCACCCAGAAGGCACTCGATGCGCTGGCCGAATACCGCCGGGCCCGCAGCGATGAGAAGCGCCGCGACATCGAGAAGGCGATCGCCCACCTGCGCAAGACCAACGCCACCATCAACTTCTCCACCGTGTCCCGCCGCGCCAAGGTGTCCCGCAAAACCATCTACAAACACGACGACCTGGTGACCGTCATCGAGCAATACCGCGGCCGGCATACCGACCGACAACCGGCATCGACTGGCCGCGAAACCAGCATCCACGCCGCGCTGCGCCACAAACTCGCCGCCAAAGACAAAGAGATCGCCGCACTCAAAGCCACCGTCGCAGAACAACAATCAACCATCGAGCTGCTCTACGGCCAACTCGACACCCTGCACGAACAGACCCCCTGAGCCCAGTACGCCCCCCGAGGTGTGCTGCGGTCACGGCCTGGCCCGCCGTGACGGAGGCCTTCCCGGCCTCCTGGCCAACTCGTGAGTGCCCGCCCGTGCCCGTCGGCCCGATTGCCAGGTCATCGACAAGACCTGGCCCGGCGGGCTGTGGTGGGGAGATCTTTCCAGGGCGTGTCGGTGTCTGCCGATCGGTTGGTCGCTGAACCGGCGGCGGACCGGCGTTAGTCGGCGGTGACCGGCACACCGTTGTCGCCGGGCGGTGTGGGTGCGGTGGGGGTGGTTTTGCGTTGATGCGTGGTGAGGAAGTCGTCGACGATGCGGGTGGTGTCGTGGGGGGTCATGGTGTGCAGTCCGGTCATGCGGGCGAAGGCGAGCGGCCCGATGAGTTGGCACAACGCGAGGTTCACGTCGAAGTCGTCGAGTTCGGCGCGGGCTTCTGCGCTTTGCAGGATGGCGTCGAAGGGTTGTCGGTATTGGTCGACGACGCGTGCGCGCAGCGTGCCGGCCGCGTGTTCACCGCCGGCGTGGTCGGTGGTTGCGGTCGGCCCGAGGGACAGCCAGGCCAGCATGGTGACGTGTAGCGGGGCGTCGGCGAACAGCGCCGCCTGACGGGTGAGCAGTTCGATGAGGCGTTCGCGCACCGTCCCGCCGGCCGGTGCCGGCGGGGTGACTTGGGGTAGCAGCCGTTCGAAGGTGGCCGCCAACAAGTGCGATGAACTGCCGAAGTGGCGGTAGAGGGTGGTTCGGGCCACCTTGGAGGCTTTGGTGACCGCCTCGACGGTGACGGCCTCGACACCACCGGTGCTGAGCAGCGCGGCCGCCGCGTCCAGTAAGCGATTGCGGGACCGGGTGCGGCGGGGGTCGATTTCGTCGTCGTCTTCGTCGTGGACTCGATCCGGCTGGCTGCTGCTCACACTCACTCTCCTTGCCGCTTCCCCCTTTATGGCCAACGGGTGCCGCCCGCCCGACACTTATGGTACCAACAGTAGCGTTGCGAAACTGGTCGTACTGGAGGTATCGGGTGTCCGAGCATGTGCCGTGTCGGGATGAGGTACCCCACGGTGACCGTGGGGTTGGGTCACCCGCGGAACGGTTGCCCGCCCACACCCCGCACTGTATGGGCTGCGGCCCGGACAACCCCCACGGCCTGCAGCTGGTGGTGTATCGCTGCGGCGAGCAGGTGTATGCCGATGCGACCTTCGACGAACGCCACATCGGGGCGCCGGGATTGGCGCACGGCGGCGCGGTGGCGGCCGCCTGCGATGACGTGCTGGGCTTCACGTTGTGGATCGCCGGCACCCCGGCGGTGACACGCAGTCTGACCGTCGAGTATCTGCTGCCGGTGCCACTGCACCAACCGCACCGGATCACCGCGCACATCACCGAGCGCAACGGCCGCGCCCTGCATGTCCGCGCGACAGGCACCGGCACCGACGGCGTCACCCGGTTCACCGCGAGCGCGGTGTTCGTCGTGGTGAGCACCGAGCACTTCGCCGCCCACGGTGATCTGGCGGCCTTCGATGGCCTGCTGGAACGGTTCACCCGCAGCAGCCGGGCCCACGCCGATCCGCACGACCCGACATCGTGACCGCGACCGACACCGGCGCCCAACCCAAAAGCCAACAATCCCAGGCGGATCCGCGGCCGGTGGCACCACACCCGACCGCGCCGCCGCGTCCGCGGACGCCGACGCGTCACCGAGAGGCGATTCTGGATGCGGCGCTGGTGGTGGCCGCCGCGGGCGGGTATGAGGCGGTGCGGATGCGCACGGTAGCCGAGCGGGCCGGTATCGCGGTCGGCACGCTCTACCGCTACTTCCCGTCCAAGACCCACCTGCTGGTCTCGGCGCTGGCCCGAGAATTCGGGCGGCTGCAAGCCGCCCAGGACTGGGCCGCCACCGGCACGACACCTCAGCAGCGCCTGGATCGGCTGACCGGGTATCTGCACGACCGCTGGCAGCGCGACCTTCATCTCACCGAGGCCATGACACGGGCATTCGTCGCCGCCGACAGCACCGCGGCCGCCGCCCTCGACGAGGCCGCCGCGGTCATCGAGCGCCTGCTCGCCCACACCCTGGGCGGCGACACGCCCGGGCCGCTCGATCAGCCGGTCGCCGAGCTCCTCGCCGACATCTGGCTGGCGAACCTGACCGCGTTCATCGGCCGGCGGGCCTCGGCGGCCCAGACCCGTGACCGCATCGATCGGGCCAGCCGGCGCATCGTGGATCGCCTGGCCTCCCTCACCCCCAACAGTTAACGATACTAATAGTATCGCAGCGATACTTACCGTACCCTTCAGATGCGACCCAAAGACGTGTCGAAGGAGGCGCCATGTTCACCCAATGGATCGAAGACTGCGTCGTGCA
This genomic stretch from Mycobacterium dioxanotrophicus harbors:
- a CDS encoding tyrosine-type recombinase/integrase — protein: MAQVQRVRFVDRPPTYTVVGADKLPVAPAREYLTFLRNQGSSPNTLRAYAYGLAAWWTVLEGTGTAWDDFPTSLFGQFLAYLRTGDLPGVARIGEPKQRLAESSLLPRSAAVLSMYRYFADAHDLVRPYRRLYASHARTSRRGRYAPFLAGVGPRREHDGPIHRLRGLQRAETPVLLPVQVNAILDACSVQTVSGEWSGGGAGLRDRLFFAVLAETGMRIGEALSLRHHDFDIAGGGTPSILVAGRDDHPHGVRAKSGPRRIYIGDDLVALYTEYVWQLVAAGADIAVGDLASCFVFVNLVRGVRYAPLRPETLYDKVDLITARRADVLPEQWTPHWLRHTHATALLLAGVDVHVVMRRLGHADVQTTLSTYGWVTADAQMRTLAEWKNYVAGWKVNRDGQ
- a CDS encoding TetR/AcrR family transcriptional regulator produces the protein MSSSQPDRVHDEDDDEIDPRRTRSRNRLLDAAAALLSTGGVEAVTVEAVTKASKVARTTLYRHFGSSSHLLAATFERLLPQVTPPAPAGGTVRERLIELLTRQAALFADAPLHVTMLAWLSLGPTATTDHAGGEHAAGTLRARVVDQYRQPFDAILQSAEARAELDDFDVNLALCQLIGPLAFARMTGLHTMTPHDTTRIVDDFLTTHQRKTTPTAPTPPGDNGVPVTAD
- a CDS encoding TetR family transcriptional regulator is translated as MTATDTGAQPKSQQSQADPRPVAPHPTAPPRPRTPTRHREAILDAALVVAAAGGYEAVRMRTVAERAGIAVGTLYRYFPSKTHLLVSALAREFGRLQAAQDWAATGTTPQQRLDRLTGYLHDRWQRDLHLTEAMTRAFVAADSTAAAALDEAAAVIERLLAHTLGGDTPGPLDQPVAELLADIWLANLTAFIGRRASAAQTRDRIDRASRRIVDRLASLTPNS
- a CDS encoding DUF6262 family protein; protein product: MSRPKPPPPTQKALDALAEYRRARSDEKRRDIEKAIAHLRKTNATINFSTVSRRAKVSRKTIYKHDDLVTVIEQYRGRHTDRQPASTGRETSIHAALRHKLAAKDKEIAALKATVAEQQSTIELLYGQLDTLHEQTP
- a CDS encoding PaaI family thioesterase, whose translation is MGCGPDNPHGLQLVVYRCGEQVYADATFDERHIGAPGLAHGGAVAAACDDVLGFTLWIAGTPAVTRSLTVEYLLPVPLHQPHRITAHITERNGRALHVRATGTGTDGVTRFTASAVFVVVSTEHFAAHGDLAAFDGLLERFTRSSRAHADPHDPTS
- a CDS encoding tyrosine-type recombinase/integrase, which codes for MTANDSPAPAHTAPTHRGGEDRWTQQWQQVPAQWRTLVYHLDTAPANTVFQHNPRYRPTPDGHDFTPQGVPQRFCDELAWWVWLCGHEQRRKIEPSLLKWTSGALSIAATDYHQRHRRHPVSIADLSAEAIVRHGVREFERRTGRLPSAGFRRNVTSFIEHLHLYVSVRCTDWPWWAHDIWDLDADPRIPQREHEPCHDQVARLGGIEPAWLRDGVRFWLRTCLTAELLRWSSVIGRTRGITRHLGPFLAERGIDDPVISTDRAALRLLFTEFTDYLKSPAARAKPERPLSAATIAVVQSKVQMFYTFMVDHAEEAAAATGDPRWSRLTDTHTRLWGAAFRSRRPTGGRELTWFSTAELQRMLCYLDVLAADAGKPVVITHPDSTISVVSGLGDPQAARIWLLQALTGRRASEILMLDYSPLQPIPGHDRPAGATDDPDGFVAKLRYQQTKVDGVVPTILVEQAVVNVISEQQDWIRARYPYFEPKYLFLGVRYQHQGQRPRSYDSYSRILNRLDTIHGLTDTAGHPLRFSQTHRLRHTRATELLNDGVPIHVVQRYLGHASPAMTLRYAATLQATAEAEFLRHKKIGAHGTDIAISPSDIYDMTQLSARTDRVLPNGVCLLPPVATCDKGNACLSCGHFATDATHLDELVDQRAKTLKLIDIRREQYRARTGRELTDDNVWIHERRREIASLDAILDRLRRDDVTDGSVSSVAGAGTANRAPTMRTATRGSHESVLRKADPDPPR